The Apis cerana isolate GH-2021 linkage group LG16, AcerK_1.0, whole genome shotgun sequence genome segment CGTgctttacataatttaatttaatatactaacattttattaaagttatatatacaaCATACATTAACATTAGGCGTCCTGTTTGTtgggaaaatttaaagaacattaaataaaaagtcagTATACCATGACTCATGTGTGCtagcaaatttattaaacaaattaataattattgatattttggaTATGAATATTTGTAGACAGCAGCATTGTCTTAATtgtagtaattattataataagttaGCAATCCAATtgtttagtattttatttaatattcaaaaagaaatatttaaagatgttATGTACAATACTTAAAGATGTTATGTAAtgtccattattttttatgtattatagtGTGCAAAATGTAGCGCATTATGAATTTGTTTAATCCTTCagtgaaacttttattttcaattcatagTAAAGTTTATTTCTGAGACACTTAGGGGGGTGAAAATAAGTGTGACAAGGGATGTAAGTGAGATATTGAATTTTGCTTATGAATAAGCATCCATTGGTAGTCACATtagataacaaatattttattattttatattaagtaatcagtgtaaaatttaaaaggtaTTAAGTTATGacaaagattgaaattatattaattgaattgtgCTTCAATAATGTAAGAAGAATTGAATATGTATGTTTCCTCTTACATGTATAGGAACCACAGCActgcataatataaaaatttacaaatatgtatCCACCTAACTACATTCAGCGTATAAAAACTTATTgactaaaatttcaattctctttTATCATTGACAAATgattataagaaattgattttttataaagataaatatatttgtagcaAGCTGTATAAATGCAATATAAGAATGTGCTTTGAAACAAGTTGGTAAGAAAATACTAGAAAATgtattacttaaattttttaattataacatatataatattataataatattatgttctttttttatcaatttttcttaaatattttatttataaaatcatttttcttgaaatgcTTATAGTCTGAGTGTAGAGAGGTGCTATTAGTGTAGTGCATTCTTAAAAGATTGTAACTAAgtgcaatttttttccctcctcttctcAGCTCATGCATTCGACTATTACGGTAAGTTATGATTTCTCTTGGTTTTCAACAAGTTTTAGGTTCAGATTTAGGTTTAGATATATTCCGTTTATTCTCTTAGGATTGATAGTATATaaagtatacaaatatataaacgaaatatataaagatttaaagttattaggacgatacgaatatttaatagttaaatttCATATGCAAATctctaaattttacattaatataaattttgtaaggTAAGAGAACCATGAAATGGATTacctttcattaaaaattagtaaGCTAGAAAATGCAcactctctcctctctttttctctctttctctttagcTCAAATATTCACGTAAAAGTTCAATAGCAAAATAAgctaaatttgaattaaattttatcagtattgtagattataaaaatggcTCTCCACCCAGAATCTAAAATATCTTTGCTATCTTATATCTTGCTTTGGACTTTTTGGCTCTTTTACTTGTTATCTTTttgttaatctttttttattggtgTATTTATCTttagtttctttatttattattttttaagtatttatctGACATCCCGATTCTCAAacggaaatattttaacatttacacAATTATAAAAGCATGCACTGTAGATACAtcaatgaaaagaaatgaacatataaatttgtataaatttttattctacaatttgaagtgtaattttaaatgcttgttaaaaattagataccAATTTAGATACTTAAAGcacaatgtaaaaaatatttaaaaatatttaaaaaatatttatctttaaacaaaaattaaattgcaaaatgtAGTTCCatgttttgtatatatttcaataaatattcttaaaatatataattcttttaaacgaTATTCAACTCAAAACACAActcaatttgttattaaataaatatatttcatgaatttacAGACTACCTTTGGAATACTTAAGCTattcatttacaatttaaaaattctaactagtataaaaaaatcatatttttgtttacacttatatatttacgttTTATTCATGAttccataataattaataataatatttttttttatcgatcaaatataaagaaagaaatatcgttgaataataaaattatttttatttaatgaaaaaattataatagaattttatatttataaaaaattaaaataatatatcaaatcacTCGATATTATGTTTGAAACTGGGATTGTCTgaaacaaagaatattttattctgcgAATATCCATTGGCAAATCTTGTCACAACTTAACGCACCTTCCAGAGTTCTCGGCGTGTTCTCACGGttataattttcgtaatttttggGTTACTATAGTATACTAACATGGGAAAGGATGTTATGGTGTTGGAGCCGGTAAATATTGTGTATaagtaaagttttattaaaatagaagaaaagaacaCAGCAATGAGTTCTGTGGCTTGAGCTTTTAGTGTCGCAAAAGTtcgatttgcaaaatattgctttttaaCAGCACGGTTTCgttttttgtgaaaatgatatagcaagaaaattcattgaatataaacgaaaaagttttttagaaGATTATTTGTTCACATAGAAATACATTTTGTgagaataatacatatttacaattttattaatatatatatatattttttttttccaattaaatgtCTCTCTTTACATTATGTAATATCCTAtgatgcaattttattttgaaaaacaatttacgtaattttatttcgtatatttaaaataaatccataAGAAAAAAGGTggacttatattaatataaattagtagTCGGAGATGTCAGtctattatgttaaaatatttaaattttacgaattcttCCTCaacttcattttcttttttttttgttgctcTAAAAACTTGTTTCTCAgacttttttaatcttatgttTCATAatgagttttaatttattataaagttaatattcccttaaaaattttatattaccgTTAAATTATAGcttattggaataaaaaaataatataatacgtatatgATGATTTTTAACTGAAGTTTATTCAAAAAGCCCAAAGGGattgtaatttcttaaaaatatatcacatatattattgtaatgtaattaattacaattttgaaatcgatataattatgatatatcgaTCCCTTTGGAGcgtatatcttattaataaatataaatatataggatatattatacataatatattatgcatgtttatagatatatttataattaatattataccatCTCCgatccaatattattatttcaatctttCTAGCTAATTGTTGATGTATCTTGCATGACGAAGGTGAAACATTAACGAATAGATCTTATCTCgtgattttattgaattctgaataatttagcaatcatattatatcgtaatatatataaatatatttttttttgcaaactagtttttgaaataattaataaccttGTTGTTACAATCGAGgaggaaagaatatatatttccatggtatacatcaataattttctatgaGAGACATGAAATCAGAAACAAAACACAAACTAACATAATGAAACACGTGATTGATTgacattttcttttccctccttcAAGACGAGTACAATCTAAATCCTGGTTTAGAATGGGAGGACGAATTTACAGGTAGGTAATCCTCTCTAGAGACGGTTCACTCTACCATAATTAATATCACCAGTttacaagaattattatatattcattttcacaaaattGCATTTGACAAGTAATAACTTTTcgttcaagtttttttttcttctattcagttattgtatttatatgcaCTGAAAGGAGGGAACTTGTACTATCGATTTACACTCGAAGTTGCTTGATAAATCATCAGATTGTTAAGTAGTTCTCTTTATGGTTTTGTTTCGTACAACTGTATAAATCTTTGCTTCACTTGTTCATGCATgcgtagatatatatatctttattatacacTTACTcacaattttcatttagaaTGTTCGTTATCTCTTACTACGCATGATCGAGGTAcatcattaataaatcattatcattCTCATTTCGTTTCACATCTAgggaatattttgttttcaaagctttagatttagattaaaattcgtttcttttctttatacgtatatttttatatatatatactttctttttttttttttttcatatatacatataaattacatattctcTAGAGCTGCTGCATGAGACTTGGGAAGTTGCGTTAATATACCTCCActcaatttttctatcttaattttttaattaatgtgcAATCTTcgatgtttcaaaaattcgtgATAAGAATGTAGCTCTATTCGTTAATGGATACTTATGtcgagaatatttatatcaattgatgtgttatatatatatatatatatatacatatatatattacattataacgCAACGTATACTTCActtaaaaaatcatcgatcAATCTTTCACTTTCCTCGACtcattctttcatttcatttgcgtttattctaaaattaaggGTGGAGAGATGATTCGTTTCGAATGATTTTCATATCGATCTAAGGTCtcagatgaaaatttaaatttttttatttgtatgatCCACCAACAAGCAGTCCACCTTCTTTACGTAATTAAATGTCATTGcatgagattttatttaattgtttatcccAATGATTGTTCACCTTTAAAATcagttattattcttattattattattattgttattttcttttttttcttttttttttttaataaattttttttacctttttttcttttctttcttttttttttttttttaatatacttctACAAAAGCTTTCGTAAGAAAGAGAGTTGCATCCCTTCAATTTTACGCTTTAAAACTTGTTCGTTTggcaaaaagtttttattttatcttttacgataattattacaatattacacgATTACgctaatatattctaaatcgACAATTAACCAAAGATATTTACACAAATTTGCACAAATATGTGCATGCATCGCGTTTTCgctctctttttatatttcttttcttattgtttCGTGCAATAGGtctttgcaattattattttagaatgtcTCGTAGGAGGTACCGATAAGAATACGTAGTGTTTACGAGATGttatagtatattttctttttttccttttttttttctttctctcactctcactctctctctctctctctgttatcttcttttttttcttaaacgtAGCGCACTCGAATCTTAAAAAGTAGGGCAGTTTTGCCAGAGGTAGATAGATATATCGAAATTAGGGTATTCGTGGCGGAACCAGCTTATTCACCACAGTTTTGACATTTGATGATGGCCAAGCCGAAGACGAAGAGAACAGTTTGCCGCATATGGACGGTTTCCAAAGCAAGCTTCCACCTGGAATTCTTCCCCATGGTTTGCCGCAAGTTAAGGAAGTGCAGCCAGCGGTCACGCAAGTGGAGcaagagaaggaaaaggaaaaacctAAAGAAGGTAATTTTAAGAACATATTAAATCGTTAATaggattattatcattattattataaactttataaatcCACAGTACAAGAACTGAGCGAAGAGGAGAAACAAATGATAATACTCTCCGAAGATTTCCAACGATTCCTCGATCGTACTAGTAGAATTGTAGAAAGAGCATTAGGAGAATcggttaatatttatagcgaTTACACTGGCACTATGGATGGCGAAGATGGGATGTGAGTATAGGATGAACATCGATTATTCTCATGACCGGTGTTCCATGTCGTTCGTTTCACAGGGATGAGAAGAATCATCAACGTTTATGGTTGAATCGATGGTTCTTCTGCGATCGGTGGTCCCGCAATCGATGCGTGACCTCTATGGACTGGTCGCCCCAGTTTCCAGAACTCCTCGCAGCCTCGTATAACAATAACGATGACACCCCGAACGATCCCGACGGGGTGTGCTTGGTCTGGAACACAAAGTTCAAGAAAACGACGCCAGAGTTCATTTTTCATTGCCAATCTCCAGTCATGTCGACCACCTTTGCGAGATTTCATCCTAATTTAATCTTAGGGGGTACTTATTCCGGACAGATTGTACTCTGGGACAATAGAGTACAGAAGAGAACTCCTATTCAACGTACTCCGTTATCGGCAAGCGCACATACCGTAAGTTGTCCGACAATTATTCTACataagtatgtatatatgacaTTAAGAATAACGTTTCTCTAGCATCCCGTGTATTGTTTAAACGTTGTTGGGGCACAAAACGCGCAcaatttaataagtatatcGACCGATGGAAAATTGTGTTCCTGGAGTTTAGACATGTTGTCACAACCCCAAGAAACATTGGATCTTCACACTAAACAATCGAAAGCAATTGCGGCCACTTGTTTGGCATTCCCCCACGGCGATGTTAACAATTTCGTTGTAGGTAGCGAGGAAGGAACCGTATACTCTggtaaataagtttttaaatcaaattgaacACGTGATGTATCGtcttatctataaattattacgattatttttaaattattagctTGTCGCCACGGTACAAAAGCAGGTGTATTGGAGACTTACGAAGGTCATCAGGGACCAGTTACAGGAATTAGCGCACATGCCGTACAAGGTGGAATAGATTTCTCGCATCTATTCTTAACGTCGTCTATCGATTGGACGATCAAACTGTGGAGCCTTAAAGAAAGCAAACCTTTATACTCTTTCGAACATAATGGCGATTACGTTTATGATGTTGCGTGGTCGCCTACCCATCCGGCTCTGTTCGCCGCTGTAGATGACTCAGGACGATTAGACTTGTGGAATCTTAATCAAGATACTGAAGTACCTACGGCTAGTATTGTAATTAATGGATGTCCGGCTCTTAACAGAGTTTCATGGACACCGAGTGGTTTACACGTAACTGTTGGTGATGATTCTGGAAAGATTTGGGTGTACGATGTTGCCGAGGTAAAATCACCTTgtattgatctttttttattttaatttaattatatttactgaataatgaataacaatgagtaatgttgaatatttttttataacgtaGCATTTGGCACACCCAAGAATCGAtgaatggaataaatttttgtacacTCAGCAAGAGTTGAAACACAACAAAGCCGACGAGGAACTGCATAAACTTAATTTAAGGGAGCCTACTTCTTTAACTTCCATACCTCCGCTACTAACGACATGCCCTCTCAGATAaaggtataattttttttttttttaaattattgctaAAGTCGGCttgaatactttaaatataaagatcgaatgaattaaaaataacgaataattataaaaaaaaaagatcgtaacagaaatgaaaaaaaaaaagtgtattctactaactataatttataggtgtattcttaattaaaacacCTTTGttctgtataaaattattaaacagcAAGAGCAACATATTAGTAGTTTGTTTATGAACAATTGCTGTGCATTCGAATGGCTATAAATTGTCCACATGTCCGATAGAAGTAATATATCTTTACCGAAAAACTTTATCTCATTAGATTATTAAGGATGTGTACAACATATCTGtgcatgtaaataataaatgctgTGAAGCAcgatttaaatagatataaatcgcaagaaaataattagaaaaaatttgacagtatcggataaattataacatgcatcagataaattgtaatataatattttattattttgaattttttaaaatatttatattttagtttcagaattaattttcaaaaatttatattatttcgtgcTAATATTCTCAACTAATGTATCAAAAATAACACCAGTAGGATATTTAACTATTGAAACTGATCTAATTtagtacaataatttttaaatgattttagtattatttatattctcatagaaactttaacataatttaaatttcacacttttttttataatgtatagcTCATagcatagaaaaaaaaaaaatagtaaaatttatcgaatacatactgtctattaaaaaaatgtaaatatatcattatttttgcgTTATCATAAATTGCTGGGCTTTATCTAAAATGTGATACTGTTATATAGTGCTATGTCCAAATATGTACTTCTGCTCAAGTCAAGCATATTTTaaagcataatttttttttataaaaaaaatcatttaatttacaatttattacacgttcaataatattctgaatgcaattatatataactttattaatgttttttgtataatgcgaattttttaaatttaagttacGATAAATAATTGTCTGAATGAGTTAATCATATTTCTTcaatgctataaataaaattttatttaaaagattcttgttaaatttatctaaaaaaaaaaatagtaaaataattttactaacaCGAGTGTACGAGTTGTgtgtataattgatatataaattttcaattatagatTTGAAATACTTCGTAATTACATTTCAGGTATCGTaagttacaaaatatatatgtaatataataccaatttacgataaattttattgacaataacaataatttacagtagtttaaaaatacaataaaagatataatttcatttcgttagaaacaattaaaattatagaaattttgatcattatttAAGTAGTTttcaagtatatttaaaattttataaaattatattttatgagtatataaattttattagtcacaagttataaaatgtaacgcattacgtatattattatatatgcttttcacacattattttaatcattcgaatagatctttaaaatttttacataaacttttctaactaattttatttttagaaatattaaaatcctaaaaagataaaaattaaagatcttATTCTAACTAATGCTTCCTCTGAGTTTTGGTAATTAATATCTAAGATACAATACTTGTAATATTGCACCGAATTCTGATCGTGCATGAACCGAGTTACAACAAATTCCTATATAGCccatatcgaatattaatcaaaataaatttattcactcGCTCCTCACGTGTTTCTTTCGTTCCTTTATTCTTTCGTTATCCATTTTCGTTCGTCCAAGCACGATCTGTTTCGTACAcatcgttataaataaaacagatgAAATCACAGTTGTAgacaaagaaaacaaaacaaaacaaaaaaaaaaaagaaacgtacaGGTAATCGTTGAATATTTGCCAAACTCTAGtgaaatcgatatatatatatactatatatcgatatttcaggtaattagaaaaaaaactttggtCTATAGTATCAAACGATTACAAATCCTACATTACAAGACGATTTTTAGATTACACTTTGTAACATACATCTctatttaagaagaaaaaaaaagaagaagaagaagaagaagaaagaaagaaagaaatctatGCTATTAACTAGATCTCTATTATCCCTGATTTCTCGTCATTATCCTCCTTGTCCGTGAGCAAAACATACTGTTCtcgagttattaataatttgtgctGTCCATTCATTAACAACGTGGAACCTCTTCTTATGGTTCGTTTGCCTAATTCGATCGCTTCGTGCGTGAGCACCACGTTGTTGTAAGCCTTCATGAACACGACGAATATGATTACTATACCGACTAGAATTAATCCATACGAGGTACAAGGCACAGCAACATCGCTAAATGTTGTCGCCAAATAAACCCATCTGCGTATAGAGGGTGTCAGCTCTTCGATACCTTCCTCCAGCCACATGATAGGGAATACGATGTCGGGAAAATTCGACACGACATTGATCAACGGCTGGTGTTCGATCTTCAAGTTCAATTGTACCCGGACCTTCCCTTCCAAAGGCACACCAATTTTCTGCGAAACGAGCACCAAATGATTCCATCCAACATTAAACAATTACCTCCATTTTTACTTATCTCAAATCGCTTACtggttgaattttaaaataagtttcGTGTACTTCTCGGCTTGGATTTAATCCTTCGACCGCGTCCAATAAATTAGGATCCGCTTTGTAGAAGTGGGGGAAGGAAAGATAAACCGGTGCGGCTAGAAATTAGGGAAggataagtttttaaaagtagttcctttttcttttttcttatgaaaattattaaaaaaaaataataataaattgaatataacagGGACTTACTATACTGGCAAGGACTGATATTTTGCAATCCGTTCGAAGGACACATGGAAATGTCATCCGAACAAAAACATTCGTTTTCCGGAGCGCTTTCGTTTGGGCGTCCAAACACAGATTCAGGGGGTATGTATAAATCCGCCTTGATCCCCGATTTCTCGGTTGAGCCATGATATTTTAAGGGCAAGGTTCGACAAAGATCTTTGTCCCAAATGTGCACGATGTCAGCGCCAGTTTTGTCACGGGGTGGAAAAAAGGATCCTGCAAAGGGACAGGATAAAAAATAtcctgtaataatattttttttttgaatttgagcAAAAGATATTTGATCTAATTGTATCCACCCTCTGAAGCGCGAATAGAATTGCAAGGCGCGTTCGGCCAATACGGTAGACGGTCCATCCCGTTCAAACGATTTATCAATCCAAACTCCCTTATATCCGTGTGCCCCGTGAATATAGTAGACACTTCCTCCAACGTGCCATTCCTctgcaaattaaaattctaatcgtCAACAACGTTGTGTATGAAAATCACGTTGATTATCCTCGCTTAAATTTTCCTAAATCTAACAAATAGATAATTCTTAtccatatatttatctattctttCCGTATATTACCCCGAGAAGAAGTCCCATTTGACTCATGGGACGTCTCGTCTTTGGAAAGAATCTATGGGCGATGCTGACTAATGGATCGTCGTATCCAAAAACGAGTTCTTGAGCAGTTACTGGAACGAACGATTTCATGTGCATTCCGCTCAAAAACATGGATAATCCTAAAGTGATAAATCGAGGTAGACTCTTGCTTTGCGTCGACAGTGTctgaaaaagaggagaaaagaaagaatatacgtGTGTAACGAGATTTTCTTCGTGAATCTCGAAAACAAAAACTTACCAATAACGGAATGTTTGGCACCATTACTTTGAGATCTTTATCCTTCGACAATTCTGGTacaaagtttaatattttcttgtgtTGATAACTTACGGTACCATTGTTATGGAAAACGATGTTCACTTTTTCCATATCCTCTCTGCGTTTATACGAATtgcacgaaattaaaaaaatatgtaataatttaatagtttgtTGGGTGGAACGATACTCACTTATACACGAACGGGCcaatttcttgtaattttgGCTTTTCGTTGTATTGCAAGAAGTTTTCTACGTTAGTCATGTTAAATATGTAAACTTTGGTCAATCTAACTACTCCTGGTTTCTGCCAGtattggaaagaaagagacCCATTCCACAATCGAAGTTgctgaagagaaaaatatattatataagaaaaataaagaattgcattttgtttatttttttttttaatataaagttgCGAGACAGGTaaaacgatcgaataaaaagaatgtttgataatttgaaatgtgCTTCCATATAAGTGAAGTTTGAAGCGAAACGAAAGTAAGTTTTGATGATTaagcgaaaaagaaaagaagaataatcttgatttcaaaatttatctcgTTCATGATCGAACATTGTCGTAGGATGACAAAGTGCAACATCgaaaatagtgaaaattttcgatttttgttaattaattaattaattaattaatatactcgctccaattatattattggagattagaaattaattcgagGAAGATCGTTGTCGTTTCGacgattaatcaaatttattttatttgtcaatgatgcttatataacaataatgataattaat includes the following:
- the LOC107999763 gene encoding cytoplasmic dynein 1 intermediate chain isoform X28, with translation MMSDRKAELERKKAKLQAIREEKERRRREKEQKDVEEATVRAAGTDKDHRKELDAMLSSLGVAPVSDVLSSLSSMNSLTPEQSANATPDASLQPSSINSAQSISARKKNRELTIVSVAHTNIPPKEPVVYTKQTQTIQTSHTSHDAHAFDYYDEYNLNPGLEWEDEFTAEDEENSLPHMDGFQSKLPPGILPHGLPQVKEVQPAVTQVEQEKEKEKPKEVQELSEEEKQMIILSEDFQRFLDRTSRIVERALGESVNIYSDYTGTMDGEDGMDEKNHQRLWLNRWFFCDRWSRNRCVTSMDWSPQFPELLAASYNNNDDTPNDPDGVCLVWNTKFKKTTPEFIFHCQSPVMSTTFARFHPNLILGGTYSGQIVLWDNRVQKRTPIQRTPLSASAHTHPVYCLNVVGAQNAHNLISISTDGKLCSWSLDMLSQPQETLDLHTKQSKAIAATCLAFPHGDVNNFVVGSEEGTVYSACRHGTKAGVLETYEGHQGPVTGISAHAVQGGIDFSHLFLTSSIDWTIKLWSLKESKPLYSFEHNGDYVYDVAWSPTHPALFAAVDDSGRLDLWNLNQDTEVPTASIVINGCPALNRVSWTPSGLHVTVGDDSGKIWVYDVAEHLAHPRIDEWNKFLYTQQELKHNKADEELHKLNLREPTSLTSIPPLLTTCPLR
- the LOC107999763 gene encoding cytoplasmic dynein 1 intermediate chain isoform X22 → MMSDRKAELERKKAKLQAIREEKERRRREKEQKDVEEATVRAAGTDKDHRKELDAMLSSLGVAPVSDVLSSLSSMNSLTPEQSANATPDASLQPSSINSAQSISARKKNRELTIVSVAHTNIPPKEPVVYTKQTQTIQTSHTSHDGYFETDWWRPRKGGSAPNYLSHAFDYYVLTFDDGQAEDEENSLPHMDGFQSKLPPGILPHGLPQVKEVQPAVTQVEQEKEKEKPKEVQELSEEEKQMIILSEDFQRFLDRTSRIVERALGESVNIYSDYTGTMDGEDGMDEKNHQRLWLNRWFFCDRWSRNRCVTSMDWSPQFPELLAASYNNNDDTPNDPDGVCLVWNTKFKKTTPEFIFHCQSPVMSTTFARFHPNLILGGTYSGQIVLWDNRVQKRTPIQRTPLSASAHTHPVYCLNVVGAQNAHNLISISTDGKLCSWSLDMLSQPQETLDLHTKQSKAIAATCLAFPHGDVNNFVVGSEEGTVYSACRHGTKAGVLETYEGHQGPVTGISAHAVQGGIDFSHLFLTSSIDWTIKLWSLKESKPLYSFEHNGDYVYDVAWSPTHPALFAAVDDSGRLDLWNLNQDTEVPTASIVINGCPALNRVSWTPSGLHVTVGDDSGKIWVYDVAEHLAHPRIDEWNKFLYTQQELKHNKADEELHKLNLREPTSLTSIPPLLTTCPLR
- the LOC107999763 gene encoding cytoplasmic dynein 1 intermediate chain isoform X11, coding for MMSDRKAELERKKAKLQAIREEKERRRREKEQKDVEEATVRAAGTDKDHRKELDAMLSSLGVAPVSDVLSSLSSMNSLTPEQSANATPDASLQPSSINSAQSISARKKNRELTIVSVAHTNIPPKEPVVYTKQTQTIQTSHTSHDGLSASSSAYTIYSSCSTTTPTHSYSAGYFETDWWRPRKAHAFDYYVLTFDDGQAEDEENSLPHMDGFQSKLPPGILPHGLPQVKEVQPAVTQVEQEKEKEKPKEVQELSEEEKQMIILSEDFQRFLDRTSRIVERALGESVNIYSDYTGTMDGEDGMDEKNHQRLWLNRWFFCDRWSRNRCVTSMDWSPQFPELLAASYNNNDDTPNDPDGVCLVWNTKFKKTTPEFIFHCQSPVMSTTFARFHPNLILGGTYSGQIVLWDNRVQKRTPIQRTPLSASAHTHPVYCLNVVGAQNAHNLISISTDGKLCSWSLDMLSQPQETLDLHTKQSKAIAATCLAFPHGDVNNFVVGSEEGTVYSACRHGTKAGVLETYEGHQGPVTGISAHAVQGGIDFSHLFLTSSIDWTIKLWSLKESKPLYSFEHNGDYVYDVAWSPTHPALFAAVDDSGRLDLWNLNQDTEVPTASIVINGCPALNRVSWTPSGLHVTVGDDSGKIWVYDVAEHLAHPRIDEWNKFLYTQQELKHNKADEELHKLNLREPTSLTSIPPLLTTCPLR
- the LOC107999763 gene encoding cytoplasmic dynein 1 intermediate chain isoform X17; translation: MMSDRKAELERKKAKLQAIREEKERRRREKEQKDVEEATVRAAGTDKDHRKELDAMLSSLGVAPVSDVLSSLSSMNSLTPEQSANATPDASLQPSSINSAQSISARKKNRELTIVSVAHTNIPPKEPVVYTKQTQTIQTSHTSHDGYFETDWWRPRKAHAFDYYDEYNLNPGLEWEDEFTVLTFDDGQAEDEENSLPHMDGFQSKLPPGILPHGLPQVKEVQPAVTQVEQEKEKEKPKEVQELSEEEKQMIILSEDFQRFLDRTSRIVERALGESVNIYSDYTGTMDGEDGMDEKNHQRLWLNRWFFCDRWSRNRCVTSMDWSPQFPELLAASYNNNDDTPNDPDGVCLVWNTKFKKTTPEFIFHCQSPVMSTTFARFHPNLILGGTYSGQIVLWDNRVQKRTPIQRTPLSASAHTHPVYCLNVVGAQNAHNLISISTDGKLCSWSLDMLSQPQETLDLHTKQSKAIAATCLAFPHGDVNNFVVGSEEGTVYSACRHGTKAGVLETYEGHQGPVTGISAHAVQGGIDFSHLFLTSSIDWTIKLWSLKESKPLYSFEHNGDYVYDVAWSPTHPALFAAVDDSGRLDLWNLNQDTEVPTASIVINGCPALNRVSWTPSGLHVTVGDDSGKIWVYDVAEHLAHPRIDEWNKFLYTQQELKHNKADEELHKLNLREPTSLTSIPPLLTTCPLR
- the LOC107999763 gene encoding cytoplasmic dynein 1 intermediate chain isoform X12, coding for MMSDRKAELERKKAKLQAIREEKERRRREKEQKDVEEATVRAAGTDKDHRKELDAMLSSLGVAPVSDVLSSLSSMNSLTPEQSANATPDASLQPSSINSAQSISARKKNRELTIVSVAHTNIPPKEPVVYTKQTQTIQTSHTSHDGYFETDWWRPRKGGSAPNYLSHAFDYYDEYNLNPGLEWEDEFTVLTFDDGQAEDEENSLPHMDGFQSKLPPGILPHGLPQVKEVQPAVTQVEQEKEKEKPKEVQELSEEEKQMIILSEDFQRFLDRTSRIVERALGESVNIYSDYTGTMDGEDGMDEKNHQRLWLNRWFFCDRWSRNRCVTSMDWSPQFPELLAASYNNNDDTPNDPDGVCLVWNTKFKKTTPEFIFHCQSPVMSTTFARFHPNLILGGTYSGQIVLWDNRVQKRTPIQRTPLSASAHTHPVYCLNVVGAQNAHNLISISTDGKLCSWSLDMLSQPQETLDLHTKQSKAIAATCLAFPHGDVNNFVVGSEEGTVYSACRHGTKAGVLETYEGHQGPVTGISAHAVQGGIDFSHLFLTSSIDWTIKLWSLKESKPLYSFEHNGDYVYDVAWSPTHPALFAAVDDSGRLDLWNLNQDTEVPTASIVINGCPALNRVSWTPSGLHVTVGDDSGKIWVYDVAEHLAHPRIDEWNKFLYTQQELKHNKADEELHKLNLREPTSLTSIPPLLTTCPLR